In a single window of the Notamacropus eugenii isolate mMacEug1 chromosome 4, mMacEug1.pri_v2, whole genome shotgun sequence genome:
- the LOC140499420 gene encoding uncharacterized protein isoform X1, translating into MDYFVMEFIIKNMYFVGKRKQPDGPNFQAAENLLQSLLDSLLQRGCGLCTYMGCNLTSLRCVKKGTAVTLLCYYEQSPTGQTLDCKKVYKHMKKNTKNSRRLGPLKLNSKSLSINGNDYSVRLCSFLCCFPVRIRPSFHLAGISEVAVTTSPSPWESQISIGEVPAKCAVSAEESTGEVTATCAVSSEQLTGEVTATLAVTSEESTDDVKNNLEVSSQESTGEVTATLAVSSEQSTREVSAHFDVSSEESTDEVKDNLAMTSEASTDDHE; encoded by the exons ATGGACTACTTTGTGATGGAGTTCATCATTAAAAACATGTATTTTGTGGGCAAGAGGAAACAGCCAGATGGCCCAAATTTCCAAGCGGCTGAAAACCTTCTACAAAGTCTG cTGGATTCGTTACTGCAGAGGGGTTGTGGTTTGTGTACATACATGGGGTGCAATCTCACCTCTTTGAG GTGTGTGAAGAAAGGCACAGCTGTTACTCTGCTTTGCTATTATGAGCAAAGCCCCACTGGTCAGACCCTGGATTGTAAAAAAGTGTATAAACACATGAAGAAGAACACCAAGAACAGCAGAAGGCTGGGGCCCTTGAAGCTCAATTCAAAGAGCTTGTCCATCAATG gGAACGACTATAGCGTGCGCCTCTGCTCCTTCTTGTGCTGCT TTCCAGTGAGAATTAGACCGAGTTTCCATCTGGCCGGAATTTCCGAAG TTGCAGTAACAACCAGCCCATCTCCATGGGAATCACAAATTTCCATCG GTGAAGTACCAGCCAAGTGTGCAGTGTCAGCAGAAGAGTCAACAG GTGAGGTAACAGCCACCTGTGCAGTTTCATCAGAACAATTGACAG GGGAAGTAACAGCCACCCTTGCAGTGACATCAGAAGAGTCGACAG ATGACGTAAAAAACAACCTTGAAGTGTCATCACAAGAATCGACAG GTGAAGTAACAGCCACCCTTGCAGTTTCATCAGAACAATCGACAA GGGAAGTATCAGCCCACTTTGATGTGTCATCAGAAGAATCGACAG atgaagtaaaagaCAACCTTGCCATGACATCAGAAGCGTCGACAG ATGATCATGAGTAA
- the LOC140499420 gene encoding uncharacterized protein isoform X2 yields the protein MDYFVMEFIIKNMYFVGKRKQPDGPNFQAAENLLQSLLDSLLQRGCGLCTYMGCNLTSLRCVKKGTAVTLLCYYEQSPTGQTLDCKKVYKHMKKNTKNSRRLGPLKLNSKSLSINGNDYSVRLCSFLCCFPVRIRPSFHLAGISEVAVTTSPSPWESQISIGEVPAKCAVSAEESTGEVTATCAVSSEQLTGEVTATLAVTSEESTDDVKNNLEVSSQESTGEVTATLAVSSEQSTREVSAHFDVSSEESTDDHE from the exons ATGGACTACTTTGTGATGGAGTTCATCATTAAAAACATGTATTTTGTGGGCAAGAGGAAACAGCCAGATGGCCCAAATTTCCAAGCGGCTGAAAACCTTCTACAAAGTCTG cTGGATTCGTTACTGCAGAGGGGTTGTGGTTTGTGTACATACATGGGGTGCAATCTCACCTCTTTGAG GTGTGTGAAGAAAGGCACAGCTGTTACTCTGCTTTGCTATTATGAGCAAAGCCCCACTGGTCAGACCCTGGATTGTAAAAAAGTGTATAAACACATGAAGAAGAACACCAAGAACAGCAGAAGGCTGGGGCCCTTGAAGCTCAATTCAAAGAGCTTGTCCATCAATG gGAACGACTATAGCGTGCGCCTCTGCTCCTTCTTGTGCTGCT TTCCAGTGAGAATTAGACCGAGTTTCCATCTGGCCGGAATTTCCGAAG TTGCAGTAACAACCAGCCCATCTCCATGGGAATCACAAATTTCCATCG GTGAAGTACCAGCCAAGTGTGCAGTGTCAGCAGAAGAGTCAACAG GTGAGGTAACAGCCACCTGTGCAGTTTCATCAGAACAATTGACAG GGGAAGTAACAGCCACCCTTGCAGTGACATCAGAAGAGTCGACAG ATGACGTAAAAAACAACCTTGAAGTGTCATCACAAGAATCGACAG GTGAAGTAACAGCCACCCTTGCAGTTTCATCAGAACAATCGACAA GGGAAGTATCAGCCCACTTTGATGTGTCATCAGAAGAATCGACAG ATGATCATGAGTAA